Within the Solidesulfovibrio sp. genome, the region CAAGGACCTCGATGCCGCCGGCATCCGGCAGGGCTATGTCAAGCAGCACCACGTCGGGGGTCAGTTCGTCGGCCAGGGCCAAGGCCTCCCGGGCCGTGCCGGCCTCGCCCGCGACGACGTACCGCCCGGCCTCCCGGGCGAGCGTCGACCGCACCCCCTCGCGAAAAAGCGGATGGTCGTCGACCAGCAAAATCCTTATTCCGGGCATGGGCCACCGTCCGCCAGGGGCGCCTCGGCCGTGATGGTCGTACCCCGGCCGGGCGCGCTTTTGATGCGCAGCCGACCGCCCAAAAGCCGCATCCGCTCGCGCATGCTCCAAAGCCCCATGCGCTTTTCGGCCAAGGCCTGGGGCAGGCGGCTGGCCACGTCGAAGCCTTTGCCGTCGTCGGTCACGCGCAGCAGGATGTCGGGATGGGAGGCGATGAGCCGCACCGTGACCTTGGAGGCCTCGCCGTGGCGCAGGGCGTTGGCCAGGCATTCCTGGAGCACGCGGTAGAGGTTGACGGCCGTCTCGAAGGGCAGGCGCACGGCCTCCAGGCCGTCGGCCGTGAACGCCACCGGCAGGGCATGGCGCGCGGCGCAGTGCTCGCACAGCCGAAAGGCCGTGCCCACGAGCCCGAGCTGTTCGAGGGCCGGCGGCAGGAGGCCATAGGCCAAGTCGCGCAGGGAGGACACGGCCGCGCCCAGAGTTTCGGCGCATTCGGTCACGGTTTCCCGGGCCGCCGCGTCCGCGGCCGCAAGCTGCGGCACCAGCCCGTCCAGGCGCAGGCGCGTGGAGGAAAGGGCCTGGGCCACATCGTCGTGAAGCTCCCGGGCGATGCGCTGGCGCTCGGTCTCCTGGGCCTTGATGAGCTCCCGGGACAGGGCGCGCAGGCGCTCCTCGTTGCGCCGGGCCTCGACGATGCGGCCCAGGTGGTCGGCCACGGCGTCGAGCAGGTGGCGCTCCTCGCGCAGAAACGGCCCCTCGTCGGCCGGCGGGCGCCGCTCCAGGTAGCCCACCTCCAGGCGGCCGACGGTTTCGCCGTCGACCGTCACGGAACTGACCTGCCGGTCCACGGGGCGGCGGAAATTGTCCGTGGCCCGCACGCGCCCGCCGATGGTCACCCGGGCGCAGGCCGCCTCGGGATACTGCCAGGCCCGGGCCACCACCTGGCAGGCGCCGGCCAGGATGTCGTCCAGGGCCAGGTCGGCGCGCTGGGACAGGCGGGTGATGGCGTAGAGGCAGTCCAGTTCCTTGACGCGTTCGCGCAGCGCCGCCACGACGGCGGCATGGCCGTCGTCGGCGGGCGCCGTTGCGGAAGCGGTCGCGACCTTGGCCCTACTCGTCTTTTTCATGCCCTCCACCCCTGCCGCCTCCCGGCCACCTCGTTGCCGTATTTCAAATTGCCGCGCCCAAGGCAAGAAAGGGAAAATCGTGAGCACGGGGACACGGCTCCCCAGACCGCGTCCCCGTTGCCCGTCAGGCCAGCAGGATCTTCCTGGCCGCCTCGTCCTCGGCCTCGGTGACGAAGGCGATGCCCGTCTCGCGCGCGGTCTCGCGGTTGGCGGCCACGATGTCGTCGCGGGCGATGTCGGCCACGTCGAACTTCCGCGCCCCGGCCAGCAGCTGCTGCAGCCCGGCGCCGAGCTTGTCGAGCAGCGTGCACACGGCGACGGCGCCAAGGGGCACCTCGCGCATGGCCTCCTTGCCCAGGCGCGCGGCCAGCGTATGCCAGCCGGCGAAGATCGCCTCGGGCCGCTCGCCCAGGGCGGCCACGGCCTTGGGCAGGCTGTCCCAGTTGCCGGACACCTTCTCGCGGCGCTCGGGGAAGAGCACTCCCTCGATGTTGGAGCCCACAAACGCCGGGATCATGATGGCCCGGCCCATGCATACCATTTTCGCGTAGGGCGCGCCCAGGGCCAGGGCCTTGAAGACGTGGTCCTCGCGGGCGAAGCCGCCGGCGAAGGCCATGTCCGTCGGCCTGCGGCCGGTCGCGGCCAAAAGGTCCGCGTACTGCCGGGCCTTGGCGTGGAGCAGGATGGAGGGCACGCCCCAGGTTTCCATCATGTTCCAGGGGCTCATGCCCGTGCCGCCGCCGGCGCCGTCGATGGTGAGCAGGTCGAGGTTCGCCTCGGCGGCGAAACGGATGGCCATGGCCAGGCCTTCCATGCCGTAGGCCCCGGTTTTGAGCGTGATGCGCTCGAAGCCCAGGCCGCGCAGGAAGGCCACGTTCTCCAAAAACGCCTCGCGCACCGCTCCGGCGTCCCGGGCGGCGGTATGGCCCAGTCGGCTGTGGCGGGCGAATTCCCGGACCGCGCCCGAGGCGAAGGCGGCGGCCACGGCCGGGTCGTCCGGGTCGGGATCGACCAGGTAGCCGCGGGCCTTGAGAAACCGGGCGTAGGCGATGTCCGCGACCTTGATCTCGCCGCCGATGTTTTTCGCCCCTTGCCCCCACTTGAGCTCGATGGCCACCTCCGGGCCGTACCGGTCGATGACGTAGCGGGCCACGCCGTTGCGGGCGTCCTCGACGTTGAGCTGGACGATGATGCCGCCGTGTCCGTCGCCGTAGCGCCGGTAGATGGCGACGCGCCGGTCGAGTTCCGGGGCGCTGTCGATTTTCCCCCCCGCCAGCACGGCCGCCCGGTCGATGCCCACCACGTTTTCCCCGATCACGATGGGGATGCCGGCCAGGGCGCAGCCCACGGCCAGGGGATCCCAGTAGCGGGCGGCGATCATGGTGGACCCGAGCGCCCCGGTCAAAAGCGGCAGCCTGGCCCTGAGTTGGCCCTTGGCCCCGAAGGACGCGGCCAGGCCCACGTTGGTGAACAGGCAATCGTCGCCGTCGGCCAGGGCGCCTTGCGCCCGCCCCGTGGCCCCGTAGGCCCGGCCGACGATGCGCAGGGCGTTGTAGGACACGCCCACCTGGCAGGTGTTGCCGCCGCCGGCGGTAATCAGCCCGAAATCGCGCGGATACAGCGTGGCCCGACCGGCCAGGCTCGACAGCCAGGTTTCGCAGCGGCCGGCGCAATCCGCCCGGCACAGGCTGCACAGCCCCGATTCCACCGGCGTGCCCCGGTTGGTCGTTCCCAGCACATCATTGGTCTTGTTCCATTGCAGCATGATTCCCCTCTCGATTTGTCGCGTAATATCGCGGGCGTGTCGGCCGCGCCCGCCAAATCGGCAACATAAACCCCGAAAACTCCCGCCCGTCGAGGGGCTTACTCCCGCCCAATCCGGGAAAAATCTCCCGGCAATCCGGGAGATTTTCCCGATGCGTCACGGGCGATCGTCCGATTGCGAAACCCGCCGCCTGGCATAGACCAGGACATCGGAAAAAGACCCAAGCGAGGCAACCATGGCAAGCGACGCACCGCGCCGGGCAACGCCGGCGGCCCGCACGCACGACCTGCGCCTGTCCGGGGCGGAAACGGCCACGGGTCGGCCGCGGCATCCCGAAAACGGCCTCGGGGAAACGCAGGGCCGCTCCCCAGCGGAACATCGCGGCACCCGATTCGACGTGCGCCTGCCCGGCGACCTGGACGCGGCCGGGGCGGTACGGCTCGGCGACCGGCTGGTGCGGGCCTTGGACGGCGGGGCCACGCGCATCGTCATCTGGGTTTCGGGCGAGACGGCCCCGTCCCCGGAGGCGACGAGCCTGGTCAACAGCCTGGGCCGGCACATGGCCCGGGACGGAAGGTGGCGGCGGGTGGAGCTTCGCGGGGCCGGGCCAGGGTTCGCCGCGCTGGTGGCGGCCTATCGGCAGGGCCTCGATCCGTCTGCCGCGCGGCGCAAGGAGGAACGGTGATGGTATGGACGATCGGCCTGATCGTGGCCGGCCTGGCCCTGTGGCATTGCTGCATGGGCGTCGTGCGTTCCAACGGCCGGCACCTGCCGCGTGATTTCGATTTCGATATCTACAAAAACCGCGAACTCAACCAGCGGGGGCTTTTCGACAAGACCAAGTGGTATTAGGCCGCGCCCGTGTCCGTTCGCGGCCGCGCGGCCTCGCCCACGGCCCGTAGCGTGGCCGCGGCGATGACCACGATGCCGCCGGCCACGGCCCACGGCCCCGGCAGTTCGCCGTAGCCCAGGGCCACGAACAGCGGATTGAAAATGGGCTCCAGGGTCATGATGCAGATGGCCGACAGCGCCCGCAGCCGCTTGATGCACCAGACGTACAGGGCCAGGGACACCCCCTGCTGCACGAGGCCCAGGTAGCCGAGCCCGAGCCAGGCCGTGCCGGAAAGGGGCGGTTCGGCCAGCAGAAACGGCAGCCCCAATGCCGCCGCGAGCCCATGGCCGGCGATGACCGCCGACACGGGCGAGCCGCCCCGGCCGGCCCGCATGGCCAGCGTGAAGACGGCGTAGCAAAAGCCCGTGCCGCAGGCCACGAGGTTGCCCCACAGCCCCTGGGCCGAAAGCCTGTCCAGGAAAAAAAGGGCCATGCCGCCCACACAGGCGGCGACAAAGGCCCAGTCGGCCGGCCTTGTGCGCTCGCCGAGCACGAGCGGCGCGAGCAGGGCCACGTAGACCGGCGCGGTATAGGCCAGCAGGATGGCGTTGGCCGCCGTGGTGAGTTTCGTGGCGATCACGTTGGTCACCAGCAGGCCGGCATAGCCGCAAGCGGCGCAGACAAAGGCCCGGGTCGGCCGGAAATCGAGCCTCCCCCGGAAAAGCGCCACCAGGACCACGGCGGCCAGGGCACTGCGCCCGCCCGTGACGGCCATGGGCGAGGCCGGCACGAGCTTGATGGCCAGTCCGCCCGTGCTCCACAAAAGCGCCGTAACGGCCAGAAACAGCGCCGCGCGCGCCGGCTGCGACATATCGCCCGTCCTTTTTCCCCTGGTCGGGGCCATGGGCTTGCCCGCCCCCAAATTAACGCGTAACAGCCCGGCAACATGAACCAAAAAAGAACTTGACACAAGAGCGCCCATGTTCGAGGCCGAGATCAAATACCTGGCCGCCGGCCCGGTCGCGCCGCCCGGCCAGGGCCTGGCCGAGGCCGTGTGCCGCGACGTCTACTACGACAGCCCGGACGGCGCGTTTGCCGCCTCGGGCCGGGAGTTGCGGCTGCGCGAGGAAAGCGGTCGCGTGACGCTGACCTGCAAGCAGCCGCCCTTCGACGCGGCAACCGGCTCCAAGGAGGAACTGGAAACGCGGGTGGCCGACGGCGCGGCCATGGGCGAAATCCTCGCCCGCCTGGGCTACGTCCCGCGCATCGCCTACGCCAAGCGCTGCCGGCGGTTTCGCGACGTGTCCCAGGGGCTGGCCCTGGAGATCGCCGTGGTCCGGGTGGATTTTTCGTCCGAGGTCTTCATCGAGATCGAGCACCTGGCCCAAAGCCGGCAGGACGCCCTGGCCGCCCTGCCGGTCATCCGGGCCTATGCCGCCGGCCTGGGGCTAACCCGGGAGTGCCGGCAAGCCTACACCGACCTCTTTCTGGCCAGCCGAGCCAAGGCCTAAGGCCGCTCAAGGAGGCGCCGTCATGTCCCCCTTTTCCCCCGTGGACGCGGAACTCGTACCCTACCTGGCCGCCTCGGCCGTCATCGATTTCCACCATCCGCTGGTGGCGGCCAAGGCCGATGCCCTGGCCGCCGGGGCGACGTCGGACGCGGCCGTGGCCGAGGCCTGTTTCCTGTTCGTGCGCGACGCCATCCGCCACAGCGCGGACTGGCGGCAAAACCCCGTCACCTGCGCCGCCTCGCACGTCCTGCGCCACGGCACGGGCTACTGCTATGCCAAGGCCCATCTGCTGGCGGCGCTGCTGCGGGCGCGCGGCATCCCGGCCGGGTTGTGCTACCAGCGCCTGCGCCTCGACCCGGCGGCCGACAGCGAACGCTTTTGCCTGCACGGCCTGGTGGCGGTCCATCTGCGCGGCATCGGCTGGTACCGCGCGGACCCGCGCGGCAACAAGCCGGGCCTGGACGCCCGGTTCAGCCCGCCCGTGGAGCGGCTGGCCTTTGCCGTGACCGCGCCCGGGGAGGCGGACCTGCCCGGCGTGCATGCCGCGCCCCTGCCGGAAGTCGTGGCCGCCCTGGGCCGCCACGACACCTGGGACGCCCTGCTGGCCGACCTGCCCGACCGCCCCGCGTAAGCGCCGGCCCGCCGCCGGGGACCTCGCCGCTTTCCATACGGGGCTGGGCGGGTACGGACACTTTTGTCGTTCTTCCTCCGTTTTTGCATGAGGCCCGGCGCCCCGCCCGGGGGATGGTTCGCGACGGACACGAGATCGACAAAAAAAATCTAAATCGCTTCGGAACGTTACAAGATCCGACACATCTTTCTCCACAGAATTGGTGTACATTGCACGGCAATTGCTTATTACTAGCGATAGCCCGAATCGGCCTCACGCCGGCCCGGGCGCAAATCCAGCTAGGAGGTCGCCATGGAATCGGCACTGACGCTGCGCAAAACCGCCCCGCCCGAACTGTCCGACGAATCGCTCGCCATCCACCATGTCTCCGTCCTGGAAGTGGAAATCGTGCAGGGGGCCATGTCCACCATGCGCCGGGCCATGAAGGAAGTGGCCGCCCAGACGGGCGTCAAGTACGACGACGTCATGCATGGCTTAAGCGGCCATATGTACTGGGTCGAATCCACGGGAACGCTCCTGTGCGTCATCCCCCTGCCGGAAAACGATCTGTATCTGGAAATCCCCGAGGATTTCTGGCGTATCCGCGAACTGTCCCAGGCCACGCACTAGGCCCTTTTCCCGCCCGGCCCGCGCCATCCCGACGCGGGCCGGACCTCGCTTGCCCCGCCACGGCTTTTCCGGCATGCTCCGCCCGTTTCTCCTGCTTCCCCGGGCCACGGGGAGACGCGGGCCCAGACGCAACCCTCATCCAGCCGGAACTCGCCATGGCCCCACACATCCCGGATTTTCCCAAAGCGCTCTTCGAGGAGCTCGACGCCGACAAGCTGCGCCGGCGCTTCCTGGAAGCCCTGCTCGAATTCCAGAACGTGGAGCGCGGCTCCATCTGGATCAAGCGCGAGGACGGCTACCAGTGCATCGAGGCCACGGGCGGCGAGGACGAGGAGCGGCTGGTGGGGTTCGTCGTGCCCCGGGACAAGCCGAGCATCGTCGGCTGGGTCATCGAGAACGGCCGGATGACCATCGCCGAGCCGGGCAAGGACAAACGGCATTTCAAGGAGGCGGAATCGGGCCTCGACGTCAAGTCCACCCTGATCCTGTGCTATCCCCTGGCGCTCAAAAACGGCGAGGTCTACGGCGCGGTGGAGATCATCGACACGGCCCACGCCGGCAGCCGCCTCAACCTCGGCAAGGAATACCTGGAACTGCTCGAGGAATTCGTGGCCATCGGCTCCATCGCCCTGGGCAACGCCCTGGCCTTCGCCGACCAGAAAAACGAAACGCAGAAACTGCGCAAGATCCTCGGCGGGCTCAAGGGCGAACGGCCGCTGGTGGGCAAGAGCCCGGCCTTCAAGGCGGCGCTGGAGACGGCGCGCAACTATTCCCGCACCGACTACCCGGTGCTCATCACCGGCGAATCCGGCACGGGCAAGGAGCTCTTCGCCCGGGAGATCCACCGCTTAAGCGAACGCAAGGACAAGCCGTTCCTGGTCCAAAACGTCTCGGCCATCCCGGACACGCTCCTCGAATCCGAGCTGTTCGGCTACAAGAAGGGCGCGTTCACCGGCGCGGACAAGGACAAGGCCGGGCTGTTCGAGGCGGCCGACGGCGGCACGGTCTTTCTCGACGAGATCGGCGACATGCCGCTCACCCTGCAGGCCCGCATCCTGCGCGTGCTCCAGGAGCACGAGATCAAGCCCCTGGGCGGCACGCAGACCCGCACCGTGGACGTGCGCGTCATCGCCGCCACCAACCGGGACCTGACCCGGGCCATCGCCGAGGGGAGCTTCCGCGAGGACCTCTTCTACCGGGTCAACGTGCTGCCGCTGCCCTTGCCGCCCCTGCGCGAGCGGGCCGAGGACATCCCGGAACTGCTCGACTACTTCCTTTCCCGCGACGCTGCCCGCCTGTGCCTGGGCCCCAAAAAGTTCTCGCCCGAGGCCCTGGCCGCCCTGCGCAAGCGGTCCTTTCCCGGCAACGTCCGGGAGATGGAAAACCTCGTGCGCTACCTGCTGGCCACCGTGTCCGGCGAGGCCATCGAGGCCGGCGACATCCCGCCGGCCAGCGAGCTCGGCTGCCCCCGCCAGGCCGCCCCGGCCAGGGCCGGGGAGGACACCGCCGCCAGCGCCGTGGACCTGACCGGCCACACCTGGGAATCCCTGGAGCACGCCTACGCCCTGGCGCTTCTGGAAAAGTTCAAGTGGAACGTGACCAAGGCCGCCCGGGCCGCTGGGGTCAACCGCTCCACCTTCGATTCCCGGTTGCGCAAGCTCGGCATCACCAAGGAATGAGGGCGCCGTAACAGGGGCCGGGGGAAACCCCTGGCCCAAGGCTCGCCCCGCGTTCCGCGTCCGGCACCAATCCCTTCCCCGGCATTCGGGGCGTTCGCGCCCCCGAGCCCGCCCCTTCGCCCTGTCCGCTCACACGCCCGTGAAACCCAGCGCGGCCAGGCCCCGCCGGTCCGCCTCCACCGAGGCCCCGGCCGTGGTCAGGTAGTCGCCGACCATGAGCCCGTCGGCGCCGGCGGCCATGGGGGCGAGGGCCGCGTCCGGGCCGAAGACCGCGGGCCGGCCGCCACAGATGCGGATGTGCCGGTCGGGCAGGAGCAGGCGCAGCGCGATGACGATGCGCCGGGCTTCGTCGGCCGGCAGCACCGGCCGGGCGCCCAGCGGCGTGCCTGGGATGGGGTTCAAAAAATTGACAGGAATGGAAAAAACCCCTGCTTCGAGCAATGTCAGGGCCAGGTCGGCCCGGTCGGCCCAGGTCTCGCCCAGGCCGAACAGCCCGCCCGAGCAGATGGGAATATCCAGGCGCCGGCACTGGCGCAGCACCTCCAGGTTGTCCTCGAAGCGGCGCGTGGTGCAGATCGCCGGATAAAAGGCCCGGGAGGTCTCCAGGTTGTGGTGGTAGGCGGCCAGGCCGGCGGCCTTGAGACGCCGCAGCGCCCCGGCGTCGAGCACGCCCAGCGAGGCGTCGGCGGCCAGGCCCAGGGCGGCGATGCCGGACAGGGCCTCGGCCACGGCGTCGAGTTCCCTGTCCGGCACGGCCCGGCCCGAGGCCACGACGCCGAACCGGGCCACGCCCTGCCCGGCCACGGCCGCCCCGGCGGCGACGATGCGCTCCGGGGAAAGCAGGGCATGCTCGGGCGCGGCGGTGGCGTAGTGGCCGGACTGGGCGCAGAAGGCGCAATCCTCGCCGCAGCGCCCGGATTTGGCGCTGATGATGGCGCAAAGCGACACGGCCGAGCCGACGCGGGCCCGGCGCACGGCGTCGGCGGCGGCGGCGAAGGCCTCGAGCAGCGCCCCGGCGGCCTCGGGCAGGACGGCCAGCAGGGCGTCGCGGGCGGTGTCGGACAAGTATCCGCCGGCAAGCAGCGGCTGGACGAGTTCCCGGGGAAAGGCGGTATCGGGTTGCGGCATGGCGAAGTCCGGTCGAGGGTTGTGGACGGAAAAGGTCGGAAACGAAGGGTAGCTCCGAAATCGCGGCCGGGCAAGGGTGTCGCCGGGGTGGTCCGAGCTGCCACTGGCGGCTGACCCCCCGAAAATTTTGTAACAAACTCGGCGCAAAACGAAAACATGGCGGACACACCTTATTCGATTTTACTTGTATTATATCAATTTATAGGACGCTCCAAAGTTTATTACGATTTTGCGAACACATCCCACCGCCCCACTCCCGAGCAAAGGATGACGACCATGAAAAAACGCCTCGCCTGCCTCGTCCTTGTCTGCCTCGCCCTGACCGCCGCCTCCCGGGTCGCCCGGGCCGCGGAACTGCTCGTCTACACCGCCCTGGAAGACGACCAGATCCCGGTCTACATCAAGAGCTTCAAGGAACAATACCCCGACATCCAGCTCAAGTTCGTGCGCGACTCCACCGGGGTCGTCATCTCCAAGCTCCTGGCCGAAAAGGACAACCCGCAAGCCGACCTGGTCTGGGGCACCGCCGCCACCGGCCTGCTCCTCCTCGAGGCGGCCGGCATCGTCGAACCCTACGCCCCCAAGGGCCTGGAGCGCATCAACCCGCGCTTCCGCGACCCGCGCAATCCGCCCGCCTGGGTGGCCAACGACGTCTTCGAAACGGGCCTTTGCGTCAACGAACTGGAGCTGGGCGCCAAAAAACTCCCCGCCCCGGCCGCCTACGCCGACCTCGTCAAGCCCGAATACAAGGGCCTGGTGGTCATGCCCAACCCCGCCTCCTCGGGCACCGGCTACCTGACCGTGGCCGGGCTCATGGCGCTTCTGGGCGAGGAACAGGCCTGGGCCTACCTGGACAAGCTCCACGAAAACATCGCCATGTACACCCACTCCGGCTCCAAGCCCTGCAAGATGGCCGGCACCGGCGAATTCCCCATCGGCATCACCTTCGGCTACCGGGGCGTCATGCAAAAGCGCAAGGGCGAACCCGTGACCACCGTCTTCCCCAAGGAGGGCTCGGGCTGGGACTGCGAGGCCAATGCGCTCATCAGGAAAAAGGACATGAAGCCCGAAGCCAAGCTCTTCCTCGACTGGGCCGTCTCCGACCCGGCCATGATCGAATACGCCAAGAACTACGGCATCCTGGCCGCAAGCGACGTACCCGGCTTCCAGGTGCCCGAGGGCTACCCGGCCGATCCCGTGGCCCAGCTCATCCCGGTGGACCTGACCTGGGCGGCCCAAAACCGCGACCGCATCCTGGCCGAGTGGGAAAAGCGCTACGGCGCCAAGTCCGAAGCGAAAAAATAACCCCCCGGCCGGAGCCAGCCCCATGCCGCACACCGCCCCTTCCCCCGCCGCCTACGATGCCCACCTGGAGCTGTGGGGCATCAAGAAGACCTTCGGCGCCTTCGTGGCGCTCAAGGAAATCAGCTTCCAGGTCCGCAAGGGCGAGATGGTCTGCCTGCTTGGCCCGTCGGGCTGCGGCAAGACCACGGCGCTGCGCATCGTCGCCGGCCTGGAGGACCACGACTGCGGCCGGGTGCGCATCGCCGGGCGCGACGTCTCGACCATGCCCGTGGCCCGGCGCAACGTCGGCCTCGTCTTCCAGTCCTACGCCCTGTTCCCCAACCTCACGGCCGAGGAAAACGTCACCTACGGCCTGGCCGGCCGGGGCATGACCCGGCAGGCCAGGCGCGACCGGGCCGCCGCCCTGCTGGAAATGGTCGGCCTGCCCCAGGCCGGGCCGCAATACCCGGCCCAACTCTCCGGTGGCCAGCAGCAGCGGGTGGCCCTGGCCCGGGCCATGGCCCTCTCGCCCGACGTGCTGCTCCTCGACGAGCCCCTGTCCGCCCTGGACGCCAAGGTGCGCGTGCACCTGCGCGCCGAGATCAAAAAGCTCCAGCGCGAACTGGGCGTCACCAGCATCCTCGTCACCCACGACCAGGAGGAGGCCATGACCATGGCCGACCGCATCCTGCTCATGGAGGGCGGCCGCATCGTCCAGGACGACGTGCCCGACCGGCTCTACGACCATCCCCAAACGGCCTTCGCCGCCGGCTTCCTGGGGGCCATGAACTTCCTGCCCGTGCACTGGGACGCCGCCGGGGAAACGGCCAAGCTGGGCCAGGTCGCCCTGCGCCTGCCCCGCCAGGCGGCCCGGGGGGAAGTCGGCGCCCGGGCCGTGCTCGGCATCCGGCCCGAGGACGTCACGCTGCTCGAGAACGGCCGAAGTACCGGCGGCGAGGCCGCCAACATCCTGGAGGCCCGGGTGGATTTCCTGGAATTTCGCGGGGCGCTTTCCCGGCTGCGCCTGGTGGCCGAGGCCGGCGACAGCCTGGCCCGGGAGCTTTTCGCCGACGTCACCGCCCGCCAGGCCCGACGCATGGGCCTTGGCCAGGGCAGCCCCGTGCGCCTGAGCCTGCCGCCGGCCCGGCTGCACCTGTTCGCCCCGGCCGACGACGCCCCGGCCGCCCCGGACGGAGCGCGGGCGTGAATACCGCCGTCGCCGCCAGCCCGGCCCGAAACGCCCATCCCCTGGCCGACATCCTCGCCGGCCGGGGCGTGCGGGCCGTGCTCATCGCGCTGGTCGGCCTGTGGCTCGTGGTCACCGTGGCCCTGCCCCTGGCCAGCCTGCTCTCCAAGAGCCTGTTCGATCCCCGGGGGCGCTTCCTCGGCCTGGGCAACTTCCTGCGCTTTTTCTCCGAGCCGAGCCTTTTTTCCTCGCTGACCCACAGCCTGTGGGTGTCCACGGCCACCACGGCCGTGGCCGTGCCCCTGGGCTTCGTCTTCGCCTACGGCCTGTGCCGCGCCAACATCCCGGGCAAGGCCGTGTTCCGGGCCCTGGCCCTCTCGCCGCTTTTCGCGCCCACGCTCATGCACGGCATCGTGCTCATCTACCTCTTCGGCCGCAAGGGCCTGGTGACCACCGGCTTTTTCGGCC harbors:
- a CDS encoding ATP-binding cassette domain-containing protein; the protein is MPHTAPSPAAYDAHLELWGIKKTFGAFVALKEISFQVRKGEMVCLLGPSGCGKTTALRIVAGLEDHDCGRVRIAGRDVSTMPVARRNVGLVFQSYALFPNLTAEENVTYGLAGRGMTRQARRDRAAALLEMVGLPQAGPQYPAQLSGGQQQRVALARAMALSPDVLLLDEPLSALDAKVRVHLRAEIKKLQRELGVTSILVTHDQEEAMTMADRILLMEGGRIVQDDVPDRLYDHPQTAFAAGFLGAMNFLPVHWDAAGETAKLGQVALRLPRQAARGEVGARAVLGIRPEDVTLLENGRSTGGEAANILEARVDFLEFRGALSRLRLVAEAGDSLARELFADVTARQARRMGLGQGSPVRLSLPPARLHLFAPADDAPAAPDGARA